Proteins from a single region of Hordeum vulgare subsp. vulgare chromosome 6H, MorexV3_pseudomolecules_assembly, whole genome shotgun sequence:
- the LOC123401849 gene encoding serine/threonine-protein kinase Nek6-like: protein MEQYEVVEQIGRGAYGTAYLVHHKAERKRYVMKKIRLTKQNDKFQRTAYQEMSLMASLSNPYIVEYKDGWVDEGTSVCIVTSYCEGGDMAQRIKKARGVLFSEERVCRWFTQLLLALDYLHCNRVLHRDLKCSNILLTKDNNIRLADFGLAKLLMEDLASSVVGTPNYMCPEILADIPYGYKSDIWSLGCCMFEILAHRSAFKATDMATLVNKINRSSISPMPPIYSSSLKQIVKSMLRKNPEHRPTAGELLRHPYLQPYLAESINCSPIYLPVKPNKSNLGDKQSKKPSGGRKRVGKANGPSEALQAAAEQAAETRDSSTNYSDLSTVGTQDACILPMSVDPEARNKEELTANVLSPQHTEEKSAATTDGQIDETIRLKTIRTRSPVEAAPVNSASQKLNEAPTPNEEMTIGVVQEHRKGLKTESCQGIKQGMGDADVVTEESSPVSTLKLGNAGSSPAEFDHLNIVQQRADALESLLEICAKLLEQERLDELAGVLRPFGEGAVSSRETAIWLTKSLMTPPKLGGSP from the exons ATGGAGCAGTACGAGGTCGTGGAGCAGATCGGCCGGGGCGCCTACGGCACCGCCTACCTCGTCCACCACAAGGCCGAGAGGAAGAG GTACGTGATGAAGAAGATTCGGCTGACCAAGCAGAACGACAAGTTCCAGCGGACAGCCTACCAGGAG ATGTCCCTCATGGCCAGCCTCAGCAACCCCTACATCGTCGAGTACAAGGACGGATGGGTCGACGAG GGGACCTCCGTGTGCATCGTCACAAGTTACTGCGAAGGTGGTGACAT GGCGCAGAGGATCAAGAAGGCAAGAGGCGTCCTCTTCTCGGAAGAG AGGGTGTGCCGGTGGTTCACACAATTGCTCTTGGCCCTTGACTACCTGCACTGCAACCGTGTGCTCCACCGTGACCTCAAG TGTTCCAATATCTTGTTAACCAAGGATAACAACATACGACTTG CTGATTTCGGGTTAGCAAAATTACTCATGGAGGACCTTGCCTCGTCG gtagTAGGAACCCCAAACTACATGTGCCCAGAAATACTCGCCGACATACCTTATGGTTACAAATCTGATATATGGTCGCTTG GTTGCTGTATGTTTGAGATTTTAGCACACCGCTCTGCATTCAAAGCTACA GACATGGCAACATTAGTCAACAAAATAAACAGATCGTCAATATCCCCAATGCCCCCAATATACTCATCGTCACT GAAGCAGATAGTTAAGAGTATGCTGAGGAAAAATCCGGAACATAGACCAACT GCTGGGGAGCTATTGAGACACCCATATTTGCAGCCATATCTGGCTGAATCAATCAACTGCTCTCCAATCTACCTACCAGTAAAGCCCAACAAGAGTAACCTGGGAGACAAGCAATCTAAAAAACCAAGTGGCGGCAGAAAGAGAGTCGGCAAAGCCAACGGACCCAGCGAAGCATTacaagcagcagcagagcaagctgCGGAAACGAGAGACAGCTCGACAAACTATTCAGATCTATCAACTGTTGGTACCCAGGATGCCTGCATTTTGCCAATGTCAGTGGATCCTGAAGCCAGAAACAAAGAAGAGCTAACAGCTAATGTTTTATCACCTCAACATACAGAGGAGAAATCGGCAGCAACAACTGATGGACAGATTGATGAGACAATACGTCTTAAAACCATCAGAACCCGGAGTCCAGTAGAGGCTGCCCCGGTTAACAGTGCAAGTCAAAAGCTTAATGAGGCACCAACACCGAATGAGGAAATGACGATTGGGGTGGTGCAAGAGCACAGGAAGGGTTTGAAGACAGAGTCTTGTCAAGGAATAAAACAAGGCATGGGAGATGCAGATGTTGTTACGGAGGAATCATCACCAGTGAGCACGCTGAAATTGGGAAATGCAGGCAGCTCACCTGCCGAGTTTGATCACCTGAACATAGTGCAGCAGAGAGCTGATGCTCTAGAGTCACTTCTTGAGATCTGTGCAAAGCTCCTGGAGCAGGAGAGGCTTGATGAGCTGGCAGGTGTTCTTCGACCGTTTGGCGAAGGAGCTGTGTCATCTAGAGAGACGGCGATATGGCTGACGAAAAGTCTCATGACTCCACCAAAGTTGGGAGGGTCCCCATGA